In Pseudomonas sp. HR96, the DNA window CACCGTCGCCGGGGATCATCTCGCCGGCCTCGACCCGCACCACGTCACCACGGCGCAGCGCGGTGGCGGCGACTACCTCGAAGCTGCCCTGGGCGTTGCGCCGCCGCGCCGTCAGGCCCTGGCTACCCGCCTTGAGGCTGTCGGCCCGCGCCTTGCCGCGGCCTTCGGCCAGGGCTTCGGCGAAATTGGCGAACAGCACGGTGAACCACAGCCACAGCGCGATCTGCACGGCGATGTACAACGGCACCTGGGCATCCGGCACCAGGCACAGCAGCGTGGTGAGGATGGCGGTCAGCTCGACCACCAGCATCACCGGCGCGCGCTTGAGCTGCCGCGGGTCGAGCTTGACGAAGGCCTGCAGCAACGCTGGGCGCCACAGGCTGGAGATTGCAGTGGCCGACGAGGTCGAGGCGTCGACCCGCACGGCATTCTTGACGGGCATGTTCATCATCGATTCCTTAAAAGGCCAGGCTCAGGTGTTCGGCGATCGGCCCCAGGGCCAGGGTCGGCAGAAAGGTCAGGCCGCCCACCAGCAGGATGGTCACGCCGAGCAGGGTCACGAACAGCAGGCCGTGGGTGGGAAAACTGTTGGGTCCCACCGGCGCGGTCTTCTTGATGGCCAGGCCGCCGGCCAGGGCCAGCACCGGCAGGATGTAGCCGAAGCGGCCAATGAACATCGCCAGGCTGAGCATCAGGTTGTGGAATGCGGTGTTGGCGCTGAACCCGCCGAACGCCGAGCCGTTGTTCGCCGACGCCGAGGTGTAGGCATACAGCAGCTGGCTGAAGCCGTGCGGCCCGGGGTTGCTCACCGCGCCCGCCGGCCCCGGCAGGCTGGCGGCAATGGCGCCGAGCACCAGTGTGCCGATCGGCATCACCAGCAGGGTCGCCACCAGCAGCTGAACCTCGCGGGCCTGCAGCTTCTTGCCGAGGTATTCCGGGGTGCGACCGATCATCAGCCCGGCCAGGAACACCGCGATCAGCACGTTGAGCAGCATGCCGTAGAGGCCGGCGCCGACGCCGCCGAAGATCACCTCGCCGACCATCATGTTGGCCATGGCCACCAGCCCGGTCAGCGGGTTGAGGCTGTCGTGCATGGCGTTCACCGAGCCGTTGGACGCCGCTGTGGTGGTCACCGCCCACAGGGCGCTGGCGGTGGTACCGAAGCGGGTTTCCTTGCCTTCCAGGGGCGCGGCCTGCTGCACCAGGCTGGCATCGCCACCGGGCACCGGCTGGTATTCCGACCAGACCGCCACTGCGCCGCCGATCAGCAGCAGCGCCAGCATGCAGCCCATGATCGCCCGGCTCTGGCGCAGGTCCTTGACGTAGTGGCCAAAGGTGAACACCAGCGCCGCCGGGATGAGGATGATCGCCACCAGCTCAAACAGCCCGCTCCAGGCCGTGGGGTTTTCGAACGGGTGCGCCGAGTTGGCGCCGAAGAAGCCGCCGCCGTTGGTGCCCAACTGCTTGATGGCGATCTGGCTGGCCGCCGGGCCGAGCGGGATCACCTGGTCGACGCCTTGCAGGGTGACGCTGCTTATATAGTGGCTGAAGGTCTGCGGCACGCCCTGCCAGACCAGCACCAGCGCCAGCACCAGGCACAACGGCAGCAGGCCATAGAGGGTGGCGCGGGTCATGTCGACCCAGAAGTTGCCGATGCTGCTGGCCGAGCGTTGGCCGATGCCGCGGCACAGGGCTACCAGCACCGCCAGGCCGGTCGCCGCGCTGACGAAGTTCTGCACCGTCAGGCCGGCCATCTGGCTGAGGTAGCTGAGCGAGGCTTCACCGCTGTAGGACTGCCAGTTGGTATTGGTGACGAAACTCACCGCCGTGTTGAACGCCAGGGTCCATTCCAGCCCGGGCAGATTCTGCCCATTGAGTGGCAACACGCCCTGCCCCAGCAGAATGGCGAAGAGGATGACGAAGCCGGCCAGATTGAAGGCCAGCAAGGCCAGGGCGTAGCGCTGCCAGCTTTGCTGTTCCTTGGGGTCGACTCCGGACAATCGGTAGCAACTGCGCTCTACGGGGCCGATGATCGGGCTCAGCCAGGTGCGCTGGCCTTCCATCACGCGGAAATAGAAGCGCCCGAGCAGCGGCGCGGGAAGCAATACCATGGCCAGGAAGGCGATGATCAAGGCATAGTCGTAACTGTGCATGTCAGACCTCACCCCGGCCAGCCTGCAACAGCGCCACCAGCAGATAAATAAACAGTGCCACTGCCAGCAGCAATGACACACCGTCCAGAACGCCCATGATGGTTTTCTCCGTTAGACCAATGACGGCATCTGCCGCTGGGGCTATTCTCGGAGGGAGGGCTGTAAAGGTTCGAGAACACGAGCCGACGATCGGCATAAAGATTTCGTAAAAAAGCCGACTTTTGTATCAATCTCGATACATTCCGGAAATGCCGGCAACATGCGCGGCCGCTACTGTCGCCGCACGCGACATCCCACCCCCCGGCATTTTCCCAGGCAGACGAAACAAGCATGCAGACCAACCCGCAAACCCCCGCCGACGCCAGCAAAGGCCTGGCTGACGAAGACAAACGCTGGAATACCCGCGCGCTCATCGTCGATGACGACGTGCCGATCCGCGAGCTGTTGATCGACTACCTCGCCCGTTTCGGGATCTTTGCAGTAGGTGTCAGCGACGGCGAAGGGATGCGCCAGGTGCTGCAGGAAGAAACCTTCGACGTGGTGGTCCTCGACCTGATGCTGCCGGGCGAAGACGGCCTGTCGCTGTGCCGCTGGTTGCGCTCGGAGTCGGACATCCCGATTCTCATGCTCACCGCGCGTTGCGAGCCGACCGACCGCATCATTGGCCTGGAACTGGGCGCCGACGACTACATGGCCAAGCCGTTCGAGCCCCGCGAACTGGTGGCGCGCATTCAGACCATCCTGCGCCGGGTACGCGACGACCGCACCGAGCAGCGCGCCAACGT includes these proteins:
- the kdpA gene encoding potassium-transporting ATPase subunit KdpA, coding for MHSYDYALIIAFLAMVLLPAPLLGRFYFRVMEGQRTWLSPIIGPVERSCYRLSGVDPKEQQSWQRYALALLAFNLAGFVILFAILLGQGVLPLNGQNLPGLEWTLAFNTAVSFVTNTNWQSYSGEASLSYLSQMAGLTVQNFVSAATGLAVLVALCRGIGQRSASSIGNFWVDMTRATLYGLLPLCLVLALVLVWQGVPQTFSHYISSVTLQGVDQVIPLGPAASQIAIKQLGTNGGGFFGANSAHPFENPTAWSGLFELVAIILIPAALVFTFGHYVKDLRQSRAIMGCMLALLLIGGAVAVWSEYQPVPGGDASLVQQAAPLEGKETRFGTTASALWAVTTTAASNGSVNAMHDSLNPLTGLVAMANMMVGEVIFGGVGAGLYGMLLNVLIAVFLAGLMIGRTPEYLGKKLQAREVQLLVATLLVMPIGTLVLGAIAASLPGPAGAVSNPGPHGFSQLLYAYTSASANNGSAFGGFSANTAFHNLMLSLAMFIGRFGYILPVLALAGGLAIKKTAPVGPNSFPTHGLLFVTLLGVTILLVGGLTFLPTLALGPIAEHLSLAF
- the kdpF gene encoding K(+)-transporting ATPase subunit F, which translates into the protein MGVLDGVSLLLAVALFIYLLVALLQAGRGEV
- a CDS encoding response regulator; translated protein: MQTNPQTPADASKGLADEDKRWNTRALIVDDDVPIRELLIDYLARFGIFAVGVSDGEGMRQVLQEETFDVVVLDLMLPGEDGLSLCRWLRSESDIPILMLTARCEPTDRIIGLELGADDYMAKPFEPRELVARIQTILRRVRDDRTEQRANVRFDNWRLNSVLRQLIAADGLVVPLSNAEFRLLWVFLERPRRVLSREQLLDAARGRSIEAFDRSIDLLVSRLRQKLGDDPKAPQLIKTVRGEGYLFDAREIG